A DNA window from Patagioenas fasciata isolate bPatFas1 chromosome 1, bPatFas1.hap1, whole genome shotgun sequence contains the following coding sequences:
- the LOC136101873 gene encoding C-type lectin domain family 2 member B-like isoform X2 yields MMPWTQDHASSQEELKEALGSQGEESIHQEMPDKWCTLHAVYVVVLAVLVALVLALAAAVAVLSGRDGASAAAGLCCPDNWVGYRNVCYYLSREEGSWEWSQERCSSLGASLAVIKRKWEMEFLSHLRGNIDYWVGLRRQDGRPEWVDGSSFNDTFPLKGREPCFLLNDHYLWSSNCFRSHHYLCSKAQAVMSNS; encoded by the exons ATGATGCCTTGGACACAAGACCATGCTTCCTCCCAGGAAGAACTGAAGGAGGCCTTGGGTTCCCAGGGTGAAGAGTCCATTCACCAAGAGATGCCAG atAAGTGGTGCACGCTCCATGCAGTGTATGTTGTGGTGCTGGCTGTGCTCGTGGCTTTGGTCCTGGCTTTGGCAGCGGCTGTTGCTGTGCTGTCAG GAAGAGATGGAGCGAGTGCAGCTGCGGGGCTGTGCTGTCCTGACAACTGGGTTGGCTACCGCAATGTCTGCTACTACCTCTCGAGAGAAGAGGGGAGCTGGGAGTGGAGCCAGGAGCGGTGCTCCTCGCTGGGGGCTTCACTGGCTGTGATCAAGAGGAAGTGGGAAATG GAGTTTCTGTCACACCTCAGGGGCAACATTGATTACTGGGTTGGGCTGCGCAGACAGGATGGGCGCCCGGAGTGGGTGGACGGCAGCAGCTTCAACGACAC GTTCCCTTTGAAGGGCCGAGAGCCTTGTTTCTTGCTGAATGACCATTATCTCTGGAGTTCAAACTGTTTCCGGAGCCACCATTATCTCTGCAGCAAGGCCCAAGCTGTGATGTCAAATAGTTGA
- the LOC136101873 gene encoding C-type lectin domain family 2 member B-like isoform X1: MMPWTQDHASSQEELKEALGSQGEESIHQEMPDKWCTLHAVYVVVLAVLVALVLALAAAVAVLSAGRDGASAAAGLCCPDNWVGYRNVCYYLSREEGSWEWSQERCSSLGASLAVIKRKWEMEFLSHLRGNIDYWVGLRRQDGRPEWVDGSSFNDTFPLKGREPCFLLNDHYLWSSNCFRSHHYLCSKAQAVMSNS; encoded by the exons ATGATGCCTTGGACACAAGACCATGCTTCCTCCCAGGAAGAACTGAAGGAGGCCTTGGGTTCCCAGGGTGAAGAGTCCATTCACCAAGAGATGCCAG atAAGTGGTGCACGCTCCATGCAGTGTATGTTGTGGTGCTGGCTGTGCTCGTGGCTTTGGTCCTGGCTTTGGCAGCGGCTGTTGCTGTGCTGTCAG cAGGAAGAGATGGAGCGAGTGCAGCTGCGGGGCTGTGCTGTCCTGACAACTGGGTTGGCTACCGCAATGTCTGCTACTACCTCTCGAGAGAAGAGGGGAGCTGGGAGTGGAGCCAGGAGCGGTGCTCCTCGCTGGGGGCTTCACTGGCTGTGATCAAGAGGAAGTGGGAAATG GAGTTTCTGTCACACCTCAGGGGCAACATTGATTACTGGGTTGGGCTGCGCAGACAGGATGGGCGCCCGGAGTGGGTGGACGGCAGCAGCTTCAACGACAC GTTCCCTTTGAAGGGCCGAGAGCCTTGTTTCTTGCTGAATGACCATTATCTCTGGAGTTCAAACTGTTTCCGGAGCCACCATTATCTCTGCAGCAAGGCCCAAGCTGTGATGTCAAATAGTTGA
- the LOC136101873 gene encoding C-type lectin domain family 2 member B-like isoform X3: MSWTQDRACDKHRDSPSHLPLGQGEKNRVCDNDGNMEECLDPQYRGASLKPELPGKRSSRRLLGRDGASAAAGLCCPDNWVGYRNVCYYLSREEGSWEWSQERCSSLGASLAVIKRKWEMEFLSHLRGNIDYWVGLRRQDGRPEWVDGSSFNDTFPLKGREPCFLLNDHYLWSSNCFRSHHYLCSKAQAVMSNS, from the exons ATGTCTTGGACACAAGATCGTGCTTGTGACAAGCACAGAGATTCCCCATCTCATCTGCCTTTGGGACAAGGGGAGAAGAACAGAGTCTGTGACAATGATGGGAACATGGAGGAGTGCCTGGATCCCCAGTACAGAGGGGCATCCCTGAAGCCAGAGCTGCctgggaagagaagcagcagaagacTTCTGG GAAGAGATGGAGCGAGTGCAGCTGCGGGGCTGTGCTGTCCTGACAACTGGGTTGGCTACCGCAATGTCTGCTACTACCTCTCGAGAGAAGAGGGGAGCTGGGAGTGGAGCCAGGAGCGGTGCTCCTCGCTGGGGGCTTCACTGGCTGTGATCAAGAGGAAGTGGGAAATG GAGTTTCTGTCACACCTCAGGGGCAACATTGATTACTGGGTTGGGCTGCGCAGACAGGATGGGCGCCCGGAGTGGGTGGACGGCAGCAGCTTCAACGACAC GTTCCCTTTGAAGGGCCGAGAGCCTTGTTTCTTGCTGAATGACCATTATCTCTGGAGTTCAAACTGTTTCCGGAGCCACCATTATCTCTGCAGCAAGGCCCAAGCTGTGATGTCAAATAGTTGA